The genomic region ACGACGTTGTAGACCTTCTGGTCGCTGGACACGACAATCTCCTTCTCCGTTTCGACCTCGGCGAGCAGGTCCCATTCGCCGGGTATCACGTGGACCACCTTGACCTCGTCTATCTTCAGGAGCTCGTCGATCACCTTCTTCTCGTTACCAGGCTCGACCTTGAGCAAGATGAACGCTTTCTGGATTCGGGACAACTGGGCTGCATGTCCCAGCACTGCGTTTAAA from Nitrososphaerales archaeon harbors:
- a CDS encoding Lrp/AsnC ligand binding domain-containing protein, which produces MSRIQKAFILLKVEPGNEKKVIDELLKIDEVKVVHVIPGEWDLLAEVETEKEIVVSSDQKVYNVV